In one Vigna radiata var. radiata cultivar VC1973A unplaced genomic scaffold, Vradiata_ver6 scaffold_111, whole genome shotgun sequence genomic region, the following are encoded:
- the LOC106754521 gene encoding uncharacterized protein LOC106754521 — MDEYCYGIDSEINSSRLSEFSSFINEGVEGDLTNNFTTNEIFSSRENLIEWVRGIAYNLGFVVVTIRSDKAIGQPERKTFVLLGCERGGKFRKYKSDQPSTYGTRKCECPFQLRGKPSSNGDGWVLQVICGYHNHDLAETLVRHPYSGRLNSTEQPILVDMTKTQVTPTNILLTLKQNNDHNVTTIKQVYTEGIHTNTHSKGQELKLLVTSFGRILMQSSY, encoded by the coding sequence ATGGACGAATATTGTTATGGGATAGATTCTGAAATAAATTCTAGCAGACTATCAGAATTTTCGTCCTTTATAAATGAGGGTGTTGAGGGAGACCTTACAAATAATTTcacaacaaatgaaatattttcctctcgtgaaaacttaattgaatggGTAAGAGGGATTGCATATAATCTAGGATTTGTTGTGGTGACTATAAGATCCGATAAAGCTATCGGTCAACCTGAGAGGAAGACATTTGTGTTGCTAGGATGTGAAAGAGGcggaaaatttagaaaatacaaATCAGACCAACCTAGTACATATGGGACCCGAAAATGTGAGTGTCCTTTCCAGTTAAGGGGCAAGCCATCTAGTAATGGCGATGGATGGGTATTGCAAGTGATATGTGGATACCACAACCACGATTTAGCAGAAACTTTAGTGAGGCATCCTTATTCTGGTAGGTTAAATTCTACTGAACAACCAATACTTGTTGATATGACTAAAACCCAAGTAACACCGACAAATATTTTGTTGACCctgaaacaaaataatgatcATAATGTAACTACAATAAAACAAGTTTACACAGAAGGTATACATACAAACACTCATTCAAAGGGTCAAGAACTGAAGTTGTTAGTGACCTCTTTTGGACGCATCCTGATGCAGTCAAGTTATTGA
- the LOC106754547 gene encoding uncharacterized protein LOC106754547, translating to MIEKIYTTAVDYGNLLKEEKKGQGKRRALSELLKLLESNGLSRHKSAYTGDQHKTWWFLQLYENISYLLPTSSRLECVTPGIPEVENKSIEEESLLMEWKTATDYYYKSVVSVLLMQQMCLNPHKDITFQQVDSSSSFLNQLIQIQQKQLTAASAFNKQLKCFRERVFTLGKLFSISFTDNEKNYICSIIPKQDATYKCMWQQKQLFDTLYATSQEELLLLRILESSL from the exons atgattgaaaaaatatataccaCCGCAGTTGACTATGGTAATCTtttgaaggaagagaaaaagggTCAAGGGAAGAGAAGAGCTTTGTCTGAGCTTCTTAAGCTTTTAGAAAGCAATGGATTGTCTCGACACAAATCAGCTTATACAGGA GACCAGCATAAAACTTGGTGGTTCCTTCAGCTTTATGAGAACATATCATATTTACTCCCAACCAGCAGTAGATTAGAGTGTGTAACCCCAGGAATTCCTGAAGTTGAAAATAAGAGTATTGAAGAAGAAAGTTTGCTTATGGAGTGGAAAACTGCCACTGATTATTACTACAAGAGTGTTGTGTCCGTGCTGCTTATGCAGCAGATGTGCCTCAATCCACATAAAGATATAACTTTTCAACAG GTTGACAGTTCTAGTTCTTTCCTCAATCAACTTATCCAGATACAACAGAAGCAACTGACTGCTGCCAGTGCATTCAACAAACAATTGAAATGCTTTAGAGAACGTGTTTTTACTCTGGGgaaattgttttcaatttccttcaccgataatgaaaaaaattatatttgttctATTATTCCCAAACAGGATGCTACTTATAAGTGCATGTGGCAACAAAAA CAATTGTTTGATACTCTTTATGCTACATCACAAGAAGAATTGCTTTTACTGAGAATATTAGAAAGTAGCCTTTAA